In a single window of the Dryobates pubescens isolate bDryPub1 chromosome Z, bDryPub1.pri, whole genome shotgun sequence genome:
- the CZH9orf24 gene encoding spermatid-specific manchette-related protein 1: MFLFSKKLKTPVSTYTDSYRPPCSVRKPIKQCVQPLWRENTFVTEGLTVPPVHNPSSQGQIEQLIQAAAQAYDRNLTDLNAYRPEKYWLDRSEEKYNPIFIKEDKYATWRTGSYNSAAWNKHSSYLPLLPKETRMENFLHSIPVPYIVKPTYLSRYDKEVVNNMLHKVPVYTVMGRGPLQGYYSPCSGRHYCLRGLDYYVDGTSARRHLYRQGEKAEYSVLQLQPQSNVLCIYTFPPAENDSARKSGCLQGGRPAGSSSQRWQCQEASRLLARLCFGLSAQSGWVQPHVHCSPLSNHGSQKQIFCCSSSPGFHPLMADNFICLPRWNTSHFMKLGGVQRGSYVIHPEFTSEAFSAPGRR; the protein is encoded by the exons atgttcctcttctccaagaaaCTCAAGACCCCTGTCAGCACTTACACCGACTCCTACCGCCCACCATGCTCCGTCAGAAAGCCCATCAAGCAGTGTGTGCAGCCGCTCTGGAGAGAAAACACATTTGTGACAGAG GGATTAACAGTGCCCCCAGTGCACAATCCATCAAGCCAAGGCCAAATCGAGCAACTgatccaggcagcagcacaggcgtATGACAGGAACCTCACTGACCTCAATGCCTACAGGCCTGAGAAGTACTGGCTGGACAGGTCTGAAG AGAAGTACAACCCAATTTTTATCAAGGAGGACAAATATGCCACCTGGAGAACAGGTTCCTACAACAGCGCTGCCTGGAATAAGCACTCCTCTTACCTCCCACTCCTGCCCAAG GAGACAAGGATGGAGAACTTCCTGCACAGCATACCTGTGCCATACATTGTGAAACCCACCTACCTCAGCCGATACG ACAAGGAGGTGGTCAACAACATGCTGCACAAGGTGCCTGTATACACTGTGATGGGAAGGGGACCCTTACAAGGCTACtacagcccctgctctggccGCCACTACTGCCTGCGAGGGTTGGACTACTATGTAGATGGAACTTCTGCCCGAAGGCATCTCTACAGACAAGGAGAGAAGGCT GAGTATTCCGTGCTGCAGCTACAGCCCCAAAGCAACGTTCTGTGCATCTACACGTTTCCGCCAGCC GAAAATGACAGTGCACGAAAGAGTGGGTGTTTGCAGGGTGGGAgacctgctggaagcagctcaCAGAGATGGCAGTGCCAGGAAGCTTCACGTCTTctggccaggctgtgctttggtCTCAGTGCCCAAAGTGGGTGGGTACAACCACATGTTCACTGCTCACCCCTGAGCAATCATGGTAGCCAGAAGCAGATTTTCTGTTGTTCTTCCTCACCAGGGTTTCATCCTCTCATGGCTGATAACTTTATCTGCCTTCCTAGGTGGAACACGTCCCACTTCATGAAGCTAGGAGGAGTCCAGAGAGGCAGCTATGTAATCCATCCTGAGTTTACCTCAGAGGCTTTCTCTGCCCCAGGTCGCCGTTGA